One part of the Trichoplusia ni isolate ovarian cell line Hi5 chromosome 2, tn1, whole genome shotgun sequence genome encodes these proteins:
- the LOC113508352 gene encoding transmembrane protein 60 yields MAILHRALFTWFIFLVFLILLCLRLESRTHWNWFIVFIPMWVYDSILLIYVLFHMVSHCRNGIERFRGTINKNVWYIAAIGLKMAAQIIICIKLEYTRVNLPIYVVMTPIWMLLPVLCVEVFMHLIKHSSGSSRY; encoded by the coding sequence ATGGCAATTTTACATAGGGCTTTATTTACATGgttcatatttttagttttcttaataCTCTTATGCCTTAGATTAGAATCTAGGACTCACTGGAATTGGTTCATTGTTTTTATACCAATGTGGGTTTACGACAGTATTTTACTTATATACGTGTTGTTTCATATGGTGTCACACTGTAGGAATGGCATAGAGAGGTTTCGAGGAACTATAAACAAGAATGTGTGGTATATAGCAGCAATAGGACTGAAAATGGCTGCTCAAATAATCATATGCATCAAATTAGAATACACCAGGGTTAATCTACCTATTTATGTGGTCATGACTCCTATTTGGATGTTACTGCCAGTGCTTTGTGTGGAAGTGTTCATGCATTTAATAAAGCACTCAAGTGGGAGCAGTAGATACTAA
- the LOC113508351 gene encoding uncharacterized protein LOC113508351 — protein MRSMGDSIPEIKSLTVKEVPAGSTAVLNCHSNDLDHNFMFWLFNGTDVIGPGNVYNEQKYKYEVLSGKLHIHDVSPRESGYYHCISKKLNGVGYTVGQVDMIVTGSTFSAIDAVKLVAIVLSIVVIIGCAVLYYNLRKDWKRYDGRAVLPVDEIDDDDADGEGDEIYNRTTTPTTSQQRPPSQPAPGPSRNLSSEHLLYGIDNQGLDTDFNSVFENIQIKSPQASLI, from the exons ATGCGTTCTATGGGTGATAGTATTCctgaaattaaaagtttaactgTGAAAGAGGTGCCTGCAGGCAGTACAGCCGTGTTGAATTGTCACAGCAATGATTTAGaccataattttatgttttggttGTTCAATGGTACAGATGTGATTGGACCAGGAAATGTTTATAATgaacagaaatataaatatgaagtCCTCTCCGGAAAGCTCCATATTCAT GATGTTTCTCCAAGGGAGTCAGGGTACTACCACTGCATATCAAAGAAATTGAATGGCGTTGGGTACACTGTTGGGCAGGTTGACATGATAGTGACTGGCTCAACATTCTCTGCTATAGATGCCGTCAAGCTAGTAGCTATAGTACTCTCTATTGTAGTAATAATTGGCTGTGCTGtactgtattataatttaaggaAGGACTGGAAAAGATATGATGGCAGGGCGGTGTTACCAG TGGATGaaatagatgatgatgatgcagaTGGAGAAGGTGATGAGATATATAACCGTACTACCACACCAACTACTAGTCAACAACGGCCACCCAGTCAGCCGGCCCCAGGGCCAAGCAGGAACCTATCATCAGAACATCTTCTATATGGAATAGATAATCAGGGCTTAGACACAGACTTCAACTCAGtgtttgaaaatatacaaataaagtCACCACAGGCAAGTCTGATTTGA